CGGGTCTCCTCGGTGGCGTTCACCTTGAGGAGGGCCAGCTCGCGAACCAGCGGGCCCTGGTGCGTGACGTCCTCCACGTAGAGGACGTTGATGAGCTTGTAGAGATTGGCTTCCAGCAGACGCGCCTCGCGGTCATCCACCACCACCACCAGGGTGATGCGCGAGATGGCGGGACGCTCGGTGCGGGCCACCGTGAGCGAGTCGATGTTGTAGGCGCGGCGCCTGAAGAGCGAGATGACACGGTTGAGGACGCCCGGGCGATCCTCGACGTGAACGATGAAGGTCCGTTGATGGGATGGGCTCATGGCATTGGCTCCTCAGACGGCCCCGCTGCTCCACGGAGAGATCGCGCAGACCTCGCTGTCGTCCTGGGGGCGGCGGATCATCTCGTCGAGGTCCGCGCCCGAGGGGACCATGGGGTAGACGCTGTCCTCCTGCT
The window above is part of the Cystobacter fuscus DSM 2262 genome. Proteins encoded here:
- the ilvN gene encoding acetolactate synthase small subunit, coding for MSPSHQRTFIVHVEDRPGVLNRVISLFRRRAYNIDSLTVARTERPAISRITLVVVVDDREARLLEANLYKLINVLYVEDVTHQGPLVRELALLKVNATEETRSQVLQVCDVFRARAIDVTPSALVVELTGTPDKIDGLIEVLRPAGIIELVRTGAVAMARGARSPLAGVLDAAPPEQAA